A part of Sulfurimonas sp. genomic DNA contains:
- a CDS encoding CinA family protein, which yields MKLHLLLIGNKFIYNSSLREYVIRKIEQKTDFIGSITFFKESDNSLFLYLEKELHQANKHIIVTTKQHFSTIGKLICTVTSDNQILKDDMLIPSNSSVFENKSYLLEYKDSITNVLHVDEMEEFPQILLNFEDSKATLHLFEEDRESAVAMLTPIAQMYDVKLDIVSLVDGWLRVDIRSKKYGNISKFIASAKQLLPKKIIAASNVVSYIIDRLSAYNKKIAFAESCTGGLLTYYFTKNNGSSKILEGSLVTYSNTLKENWLGVNAATIEKYGAVSSEVVQEMSEGAMNVSSADYSISISGVAGEGGGTEHKPVGTVFVGVRSKNEHKEIRLNLNGDRNYIQHQSVLFAIKMLLLMDKEMFL from the coding sequence ATGAAACTTCATCTTTTATTGATAGGTAATAAATTTATATACAACTCTTCTTTAAGAGAGTATGTAATCAGAAAAATTGAGCAAAAAACTGATTTTATAGGCTCTATAACTTTCTTTAAAGAGAGTGACAATTCGTTGTTTTTATATCTGGAAAAAGAGCTTCATCAAGCGAACAAGCATATTATAGTAACTACAAAACAACACTTCTCGACCATAGGAAAACTGATCTGTACGGTTACAAGCGATAACCAAATTTTAAAAGATGATATGCTTATACCCTCAAACAGCTCCGTATTTGAAAATAAAAGTTATCTTTTAGAGTATAAAGATTCAATCACAAATGTTTTACATGTGGATGAGATGGAGGAATTTCCTCAGATACTGCTAAATTTTGAAGACTCTAAAGCTACACTGCACCTTTTTGAGGAGGATAGGGAGAGCGCAGTTGCCATGCTTACTCCGATTGCACAAATGTATGATGTAAAACTTGATATCGTAAGTCTTGTCGACGGATGGTTAAGAGTTGACATAAGAAGCAAAAAGTATGGAAACATATCTAAGTTTATTGCATCTGCAAAGCAGCTATTGCCGAAAAAAATCATCGCAGCGTCAAATGTGGTAAGTTATATTATAGACAGATTGTCTGCATATAACAAAAAAATTGCTTTTGCAGAGAGCTGCACAGGCGGGCTTTTAACTTACTATTTTACAAAGAATAACGGTTCTTCAAAAATATTGGAGGGTTCGTTGGTAACTTACTCAAACACTCTAAAAGAGAATTGGCTTGGAGTAAATGCCGCTACGATTGAGAAGTATGGTGCGGTAAGCAGCGAAGTTGTTCAAGAAATGAGCGAAGGCGCCATGAATGTCAGCAGTGCGGATTACTCTATATCTATCAGCGGAGTTGCGGGCGAGGGCGGAGGAACTGAACATAAACCGGTAGGTACGGTATTTGTAGGAGTAAGAAGTAAGAATGAGCACAAGGAAATCCGTTTAAATCTTAACGGAGATAGAAATTATATTCAACATCAAAGTGTACTTTTTGCTATTAAAATGCTGCTTTTGATGGATAAAGAGATGTTTTTATAA